One genomic segment of Devosia sp. includes these proteins:
- a CDS encoding glutamate--cysteine ligase, which yields MAGADTPSPLIESRADLIEAMERGGKPADQWRIGTEHEKHVFHTDPLRPVAYEGENGIRALIAGIEKETSWHPFYDGDNPIGLRNDEIAGGISLEPGGQFELSGSPMADLHGTAEELDEHLRVAKKVAAPLDIHFLGLGVTPLWAVDEIRAMPKSRYKIMTAYMAETGTLGTSMMYRSATVQTNLDFADEADMVKKLRVSLALQPVATALFANSPFANGRDTGYLSFRSEIWRNTDDARTGMLPFVFEDGFGFERYADHALDVPMYFVIRDKQYINVAGESFRAFLEGKLPQLPGEKPTVKDWEDHLSTLFPEVRLKQFLEMRGADMGDRDHVVALSAFWTGLLYDDISLEAAWELVKDWTAEEREELRREVPRLGLATPFDRSSIFDIAAQAVGIAEAGLVRRNRLNAKGQDETIYLAPLEQTIRTGKSPAERWLEKFHGEWNGDVTPIFRAAEI from the coding sequence ATGGCCGGCGCCGACACACCATCGCCCCTCATCGAATCGCGGGCGGACCTGATCGAGGCAATGGAGCGCGGCGGCAAGCCGGCGGACCAGTGGCGTATCGGCACCGAACACGAAAAACACGTGTTCCACACCGACCCGCTGCGGCCGGTCGCCTATGAGGGCGAAAACGGCATTCGCGCGCTGATCGCCGGCATCGAGAAGGAGACCAGCTGGCACCCCTTCTATGATGGGGACAATCCGATCGGGCTGCGCAATGACGAAATTGCGGGGGGCATTTCGCTGGAGCCCGGCGGGCAATTCGAATTGTCGGGGTCGCCCATGGCGGACCTGCATGGAACCGCCGAAGAACTGGACGAACACCTGCGCGTCGCCAAGAAGGTTGCCGCGCCGCTCGATATTCACTTCCTCGGGCTGGGCGTGACCCCGCTCTGGGCGGTGGACGAAATCCGGGCCATGCCCAAATCGCGCTACAAGATCATGACCGCCTATATGGCCGAGACCGGCACGCTGGGCACATCGATGATGTACCGCTCTGCCACGGTGCAGACCAATCTCGACTTTGCCGACGAAGCCGACATGGTCAAGAAGCTGCGCGTGTCGCTGGCCCTGCAGCCGGTGGCCACGGCGCTATTTGCCAATTCGCCCTTCGCCAATGGCCGGGACACCGGCTATCTGAGTTTCCGCAGCGAAATCTGGCGCAATACCGACGACGCCCGCACCGGCATGTTGCCTTTCGTGTTCGAAGACGGGTTCGGCTTCGAGCGCTATGCCGATCATGCGCTTGACGTGCCGATGTATTTCGTCATCCGCGACAAGCAATATATCAACGTCGCGGGCGAGAGCTTTCGCGCCTTCCTTGAGGGCAAGCTGCCGCAACTGCCGGGCGAGAAGCCGACGGTCAAGGATTGGGAGGATCACCTCTCGACCCTGTTCCCGGAAGTGCGGCTCAAGCAGTTCCTGGAAATGCGTGGCGCCGACATGGGCGACCGCGATCATGTGGTGGCCCTGTCCGCCTTCTGGACCGGCCTGCTCTATGACGACATTTCGCTCGAGGCGGCCTGGGAACTGGTGAAGGACTGGACTGCCGAAGAACGCGAGGAACTGCGCCGCGAAGTGCCGCGACTGGGCCTGGCGACACCGTTCGACCGCTCCTCTATCTTCGATATCGCGGCACAGGCCGTCGGCATTGCCGAGGCAGGCCTGGTGCGCCGCAACCGGCTCAATGCCAAGGGGCAGGACGAAACCATCTACCTCGCCCCGCTGGAGCAGACCATCCGCACCGGCAAGTCGCCGGCGGAACGCTGGCTCGAAAAGTTCCACGGCGAATGGAATGGTGATGTGACGCCGATCTTCCGCGCGGCGGAGATTTAG
- a CDS encoding 16S rRNA (uracil(1498)-N(3))-methyltransferase, with product MPRSHAQLPRLFVEPDLGSGTRLTLGKDQSLYLAAVLRKAVGDAVVLFNGRDGAWLCRLTSDSKKSVDLEVVEQIAAQTPASDLWYGFAPLKSERLDYVVQKAVEMGAGVIQPVMTQFTQVHRLKTERLAANAMEAAEQCEVLSVPEIAPEITLDRLLSDWDAAHGDRKLILADEGEASSSPISALEPLRGARIGLLVGPEGGFSDTEREKLRALPFVVPISLGPRILRADTAAVAALAVIQSIIGDWR from the coding sequence ATGCCTCGCAGCCACGCCCAGCTTCCGCGCCTTTTCGTCGAACCGGACCTGGGCAGCGGCACCAGGCTGACCCTGGGCAAGGATCAGTCACTCTATCTTGCGGCCGTATTGCGCAAGGCGGTGGGGGACGCGGTTGTGCTGTTCAATGGCCGGGACGGCGCCTGGCTGTGTCGCCTCACCAGCGATTCGAAAAAGTCGGTGGACCTTGAAGTGGTGGAGCAGATCGCTGCGCAAACGCCCGCTTCGGACCTCTGGTACGGCTTTGCGCCGCTCAAGAGCGAACGCCTCGACTATGTCGTGCAAAAGGCCGTCGAGATGGGCGCGGGCGTGATCCAGCCGGTGATGACCCAGTTTACCCAGGTTCATCGGCTGAAGACAGAGCGCCTTGCGGCCAATGCGATGGAGGCTGCCGAGCAATGCGAGGTGCTGAGCGTGCCCGAGATTGCGCCGGAGATCACGCTCGACCGGCTTTTGAGCGACTGGGACGCGGCGCATGGCGACCGGAAACTGATCCTGGCCGACGAGGGCGAAGCCTCGTCTTCGCCGATTTCGGCGCTGGAGCCGCTGCGCGGGGCGCGGATCGGGCTGCTGGTCGGCCCCGAGGGCGGCTTTTCGGACACGGAGCGGGAAAAACTGCGCGCCCTGCCCTTCGTCGTGCCGATCAGCCTTGGCCCCAGAATCCTCAGAGCCGATACTGCGGCCGTGGCGGCCCTGGCCGTCATCCAGTCGATCATCGGTGATTGGCGATAA
- the ubiA gene encoding 4-hydroxybenzoate octaprenyltransferase → MTTTPPTGTVADAQKDNWLDRFAPDWLKPYGRLARWDRPIGFYLLFWPCAWGVGLAALAQPQFGFGFWAVALMFVGAILMRGAGCTFNDIVDRDIDMQVARTRSRPIPSGQVTAREALYFLIAQALLASVVLFQFNRFTVWAGVASLGLVAIYPFMKRVTWWPQFFLGLAFSWGAIVGWTSQTGGLGWAPVLLYAGTILWVIGYDTIYALQDIEDDALVGVKSTARLFGANVRPAVAVLYSGAFVLWNGAAVAAGGGSVFAVLSLVAAGLMAWQLWTLDADVPKNPYDRFYNNHYVGIVLTLAFLADWVW, encoded by the coding sequence ATGACAACCACGCCCCCCACCGGCACCGTCGCCGATGCCCAGAAAGACAATTGGCTCGATCGCTTCGCCCCCGACTGGCTGAAGCCCTATGGCCGCCTGGCGCGCTGGGATCGGCCCATCGGCTTCTACCTTCTGTTCTGGCCCTGCGCTTGGGGGGTGGGCCTCGCCGCGCTGGCCCAGCCGCAGTTCGGATTCGGGTTCTGGGCCGTCGCCCTGATGTTCGTCGGCGCCATCCTCATGCGCGGTGCCGGGTGCACCTTTAACGACATCGTTGACCGCGACATCGACATGCAGGTCGCCCGCACCCGGTCGCGCCCCATTCCGTCGGGGCAGGTCACGGCGCGCGAGGCGCTCTATTTTCTCATCGCCCAGGCGCTTCTGGCCTCTGTCGTGCTGTTCCAGTTCAACCGCTTCACCGTCTGGGCCGGCGTCGCCTCCCTTGGCCTCGTCGCCATCTACCCCTTCATGAAGCGCGTGACCTGGTGGCCGCAATTCTTCCTCGGCCTGGCCTTCTCCTGGGGCGCCATCGTCGGCTGGACCAGCCAGACCGGCGGCCTAGGCTGGGCCCCGGTCCTGCTTTATGCCGGCACCATCCTCTGGGTCATCGGCTACGACACCATCTATGCGCTGCAGGATATCGAGGACGATGCCCTTGTGGGGGTCAAGTCCACCGCACGCCTCTTCGGCGCCAATGTCCGCCCGGCCGTGGCCGTCCTCTATTCGGGTGCCTTTGTGCTGTGGAACGGTGCTGCGGTGGCTGCTGGCGGCGGATCGGTCTTTGCCGTTCTGTCGCTCGTCGCGGCGGGGTTGATGGCCTGGCAGCTCTGGACGCTAGACGCCGATGTGCCGAAAAATCCGTATGACCGCTTCTACAACAACCACTATGTCGGCATTGTGCTCACCCTGGCCTTCCTTGCCGACTGGGTGTGGTAG
- a CDS encoding DUF6101 family protein gives MVHGVAMEGSSVVLAFGRPALAERRFVAANDNGPKDPVKTVTVRKQLEQSGVAIKIKVPVTEFIGVAVATSISEEGMLTSSIELVHSDAELNYKVFEEEGNHNVVAEWQNWGKKLRLPLFIKAGDGSYLPYSQQVDGVMLGSPTPRRKLAAEASRRPRFLNRRKPGQAETH, from the coding sequence ATGGTTCATGGCGTTGCAATGGAGGGTTCGTCGGTCGTGCTGGCTTTCGGCCGGCCGGCACTGGCCGAGCGCCGGTTCGTGGCGGCGAACGACAATGGCCCCAAGGATCCCGTCAAGACCGTTACGGTTCGCAAGCAGCTTGAACAAAGTGGCGTCGCGATCAAGATCAAGGTGCCGGTTACCGAGTTCATCGGGGTCGCGGTGGCCACCAGTATTTCCGAGGAAGGGATGCTGACCAGTTCCATCGAACTGGTCCATTCCGACGCGGAACTGAACTACAAGGTCTTCGAAGAAGAGGGCAATCACAACGTTGTCGCCGAGTGGCAGAACTGGGGCAAAAAGCTTCGTTTGCCGCTGTTTATCAAGGCCGGCGACGGGTCTTACCTGCCCTATAGCCAGCAGGTTGACGGGGTCATGCTCGGCTCGCCGACGCCGCGCCGGAAGCTGGCTGCCGAGGCTTCCCGCCGCCCGCGCTTCCTCAATCGCCGCAAGCCCGGCCAGGCCGAAACGCACTGA
- a CDS encoding 3'(2'),5'-bisphosphate nucleotidase CysQ produces the protein MPAFAPLYSDDLELLRSTAVAAGIIASSYFRRDVKSWTKDNSSPVSEADIMVDRFLAANLLQARPTYGWLSEETVDNPSRLSCERTFVVDPIDGTRAFLRGEEYWTISLAVVENGVSVAGVVYAPALDEFYEASRGDGARLNGRELVRQRRPGTPPLIPAPGAVHQEMQASGLNYTRGPAYPSLAYRLVQVATGRLDAAVARRGSQDWDIAGAAVILTECGLDFADVCSGPPAFNKRDVRHGALAALGDISLKPLIHAALIKVYGCPADGQDLAETLTS, from the coding sequence ATGCCGGCTTTCGCCCCGCTCTATTCCGATGATCTCGAACTGCTCCGCTCCACCGCGGTGGCAGCCGGCATCATTGCCAGCAGTTATTTTCGCCGCGACGTAAAATCCTGGACAAAGGACAATTCGTCCCCGGTCAGCGAGGCCGACATCATGGTCGACCGTTTCCTCGCCGCCAATCTGCTGCAGGCCAGGCCGACCTATGGCTGGCTCAGCGAGGAGACCGTCGACAATCCCAGTCGTCTCAGCTGTGAACGCACCTTTGTCGTCGATCCCATCGATGGTACCCGCGCCTTCCTGCGCGGCGAGGAATACTGGACCATATCCCTCGCCGTCGTCGAAAACGGCGTCTCGGTGGCGGGCGTGGTCTATGCGCCGGCGCTTGATGAGTTTTATGAGGCCTCGCGCGGGGACGGCGCGCGCCTGAATGGCCGGGAACTGGTACGCCAGCGCCGTCCTGGCACGCCTCCACTCATCCCCGCGCCCGGTGCGGTTCATCAGGAAATGCAGGCGTCCGGGCTCAATTATACGCGCGGCCCCGCCTATCCTTCGCTCGCCTACCGGCTGGTGCAGGTGGCGACGGGAAGGCTTGATGCAGCAGTCGCCAGGCGCGGCTCGCAGGACTGGGATATTGCTGGCGCCGCCGTCATTCTCACCGAATGCGGCCTCGACTTTGCCGATGTGTGTTCCGGCCCCCCCGCATTCAACAAACGAGATGTGCGTCACGGAGCGCTTGCAGCCCTGGGCGACATCAGCCTAAAACCGCTCATCCACGCGGCATTGATCAAGGTCTATGGCTGTCCTGCCGATGGCCAGGACCTTGCCGAAACACTGACATCCTGA
- a CDS encoding DUF4170 domain-containing protein yields MAETTEKQLLHLVIGGEMSSLDGVTFANLDEVDIVGVYPNYAAAEKVWRAKAQMTVDSAQTRYFIVHLHRLLDPEGGAAS; encoded by the coding sequence ATGGCTGAAACGACCGAAAAACAACTTCTCCACCTGGTGATCGGCGGCGAAATGTCGAGCCTGGACGGCGTGACCTTCGCCAACCTGGACGAGGTCGACATCGTCGGCGTCTATCCCAACTATGCGGCCGCCGAGAAAGTCTGGCGAGCCAAGGCGCAGATGACGGTCGACAGCGCCCAGACCCGCTATTTCATCGTGCACCTTCACCGCCTGCTTGATCCCGAAGGCGGAGCTGCAAGCTGA
- a CDS encoding O-antigen ligase family protein — translation MATAPYYVSYVVLVAGVIGLLYALAKRDRALVDPATILIILGLLLQGLSLVFVYRQDIDALPLLSCLPLLVAPSLAALLTRPASRFWLGPHAVPALFLFGAVTAAGAGLVDLMVFEPRRVGVGNNPIHYAGLTTILGFMALMGMVSNTSRWRVIYLLGPAAAIVAVVLSGSRGPLLACAALVVVALPFLLIALRSRVAILATLAAVVGGGVAFMILADSSLLIDRILGNLEDMTVARGGAPVENAVRTLMSAILAQDEARAAMYEAGWHALQSSPIFGVGYTSVMPLARELFPDLRILTRLENLHSDLANFAAVSGGLGLAAFGCLLLAPLAALRGIKWRRNPALVLGVITLVVAFATLGLTNAMFGVLPQTVLFATILAYLMALSDAARFSDPARSKPPQ, via the coding sequence ATGGCCACCGCGCCCTATTACGTATCCTATGTCGTGCTGGTGGCTGGGGTCATCGGCCTGCTTTATGCCTTGGCCAAGCGGGACCGGGCACTGGTGGATCCGGCGACCATCTTGATCATCCTCGGGCTCCTGCTTCAAGGCCTGAGCCTGGTCTTCGTCTATCGCCAGGATATCGACGCCCTGCCACTTCTCTCCTGCCTGCCGCTTCTGGTGGCGCCAAGTCTGGCTGCCCTGCTTACACGCCCCGCGAGCCGGTTCTGGCTTGGACCCCATGCCGTGCCAGCCCTGTTCCTCTTCGGCGCCGTGACGGCCGCCGGTGCTGGCCTTGTCGACCTCATGGTCTTCGAGCCCCGCCGGGTCGGGGTGGGCAACAATCCCATCCACTATGCCGGCCTCACCACCATCCTGGGATTCATGGCCCTGATGGGCATGGTGTCCAATACCTCGCGCTGGCGGGTCATTTATCTTCTGGGGCCAGCTGCAGCGATTGTTGCGGTGGTGCTCTCAGGCTCACGGGGGCCGCTCCTGGCCTGCGCGGCGCTCGTTGTCGTGGCGCTGCCCTTCCTGTTGATCGCGCTGCGCAGCCGCGTCGCGATCCTTGCAACCCTGGCGGCCGTGGTTGGTGGTGGCGTCGCCTTCATGATCCTGGCCGATTCCAGCCTTCTGATCGACCGCATCCTCGGCAATCTCGAGGATATGACCGTGGCCAGAGGCGGGGCGCCGGTCGAAAATGCGGTACGGACGCTGATGTCGGCCATCCTGGCGCAGGACGAAGCGCGCGCCGCCATGTACGAAGCTGGCTGGCACGCTCTGCAATCATCGCCGATCTTCGGGGTCGGCTATACCAGCGTCATGCCTTTGGCCCGCGAATTGTTCCCCGATCTGCGTATCCTGACGCGGCTCGAAAACCTGCACAGCGATCTGGCCAATTTTGCCGCTGTCTCCGGCGGGTTGGGTCTGGCGGCCTTCGGCTGTCTCTTGCTCGCGCCTCTGGCTGCTCTGCGCGGCATCAAATGGCGCCGGAACCCGGCCCTTGTTCTCGGGGTCATCACCCTTGTGGTCGCATTTGCAACTCTGGGTCTGACCAACGCCATGTTCGGCGTGCTGCCGCAGACCGTCTTGTTTGCGACGATCCTGGCCTATCTGATGGCCTTGTCGGATGCGGCAAGGTTCAGCGATCCAGCTCGCTCAAAACCGCCTCAATAG
- a CDS encoding DUF2093 domain-containing protein, which yields MNIFDKGFSPAEASLRYRDGDYDVLKQGTFVRCAITGKPIPLDELFYWSVDRQEAYADAVAAHTAFERFGRGN from the coding sequence ATGAACATTTTCGACAAGGGCTTCTCCCCCGCTGAAGCGAGTTTGCGCTATCGCGACGGGGATTATGACGTGCTCAAGCAGGGCACGTTCGTGCGGTGTGCCATTACCGGCAAGCCCATCCCGCTCGACGAATTGTTCTATTGGAGTGTGGACAGGCAGGAAGCCTATGCCGATGCCGTGGCCGCCCACACCGCCTTCGAGCGCTTCGGACGGGGCAATTGA